Proteins co-encoded in one Dendropsophus ebraccatus isolate aDenEbr1 chromosome 9, aDenEbr1.pat, whole genome shotgun sequence genomic window:
- the LOC138802085 gene encoding uncharacterized protein, with translation MEAFDNLLSILTPHLQRQDTYMRKSIPPVGRLLITLRFLATGESYVSLHLQFRVGTSTISGIVRCTCAVIWEHLQPIVMPSPTREIWLQSAAGFQSVANFPNCIGAVDGKHIRVKQPPRSGSQYFNYKKFFSVVLIAVVDSTYRFLAIDVGSYGSTGDSRALLRSEFGRRILLDHVTLPPPTPLPGTTHPAPFVMVGDQAFPLLNNLLRPYPRRGLDERGRVFNRRLSRARNFVECAFGIMTSQWRVFTTALQLKLATVDMVIKAACVLHNYLRDYAPTPEVNVETLPAFSAPINYGQGRQLNRGIVVRNLFADYFMTPEGAVPVPLSQPPL, from the exons atggaggcctttgataatttactttccattttgaccccacatctccagagacaggacacctacatgcggaaatccatccctcctgtgggacgtctgctcataacgttaag attcttggcgacaggggagagttatgtatcgttgcacctccaattcagggttggtacgtccaccatctctggaattgtgaggtgcacgtgcgccgtgatctgggagcatttgcagcccatcgtgatgcccagtccgacccgggagatttggttgcagtcagcagcaggctttcagtctgtggccaatttccccaactgtataggggcggttgatggtaagcacatacgtgtgaagcaaccaccgcgatcaggatcacagtatttcaattataagaaatttttttctgtggtcctgatcgcggttgttgattccacgtatcgtttccttgccatcgacgtcggctcctatggcagtactggggactcccgggcgctactgagatcagagtttgggcggcgcatactcttagatcacgtgactctacctcctcccactcctcttccgggtaccacgcatcccgctccattcgtcatggtaggggatcaagccttccctttactcaacaacctgctgcgcccttacccacggagagggctggatgaacgggggagagtatttaaccggaggctgagccgggcacgtaacttcgtggagtgcgccttcgggatcatgactagtcagtggagagtgtttaccactgccctgcagttgaaattggccacagttgacatggtcattaaagctgcctgtgttctccacaactaccttcgggactatgctcccaccccggaggtgaacgtggagacactgccagcttttagtgcccctatcaactatggccaagggagacaactcaaccgcgggatagtggtcaggaacctctttgctgactacttcatgactcctgaaggcgccgtgcccgtgcccctttcacagcctcccttatga